The Streptomyces rubrogriseus genomic sequence CCGCCTCGACCTTGGCGTGCGCGGGCAGCCGCTCGATGAACCCGGAGACCTGCTTGAGCTGGTTCGGGTTGTTCAGCGGGCCGTAGAGCACGTCCTCGTCGTCCGGCTGCCCGGTCTTGATCTCGGACGCGGCCTTGGCGAGCGCGCTGACGAACTCGTCGTGGACCGACTCGTGGACCAGCACGCGGGTGGCCGCCGTGCAGTCCTGCCCGGCGTTGAAGTAGCCCGCCTCCGAGATGCCCTCGACCGCCTTGGGGATGTCGGTGTCCTCGAAGACGACGACCGGCGCCTTGCCGCCCAGCTCCAGGTGGACCCGCTTGAGGTCCTTCGACGCCGACTCGGCGACCGACATGCCGGCCCGCACGGAGCCGGTGATGGAGGCCATCGCCGGGGTCTCGTGCTCGACCATCAGGCGGCCGGTGTCGCGGTCGCCGCAGACGACGTTGAAGACGCCCTTGGGCACGATCGAGCCGATGATGTCGGCCATCAGGGCCGTGGAGGCGGGGGTGGTGTCGGAGGGCTTGAGGACGACGGTGTTGCCCGCGGCGAGGGCCGGGGCGAACTTCCACACGGCCATCATCATCGGGTAGTTCCACGGCGCGACCTGCGCGCAGACGCCGATGGGCTCGCGGCGCACGAAGGAGGTCAGCCCCTCCATGTACTCGCCGGCGCCGCGTCCTTCGAGCATCCGCGCCGCGCCCGCGAAGAAGCGGATCTGGTCGACCATCGGCGGGATCTCCTCGGAACGGGTGAGCCCGATCGGCTTGCCCGTGTTCTCCACCTCGGCCGCGATCAGCTCCTCGGCCCGCTCCTCGAACGCGTCCGCGATCTTCAGCAGGGCCTTCTGCCGCTCGGCCGGGACCAGGTCCCGCCAGGCCGGGAAGGCGGCCGCGGCGGCCGCCATCGCGGCGTCCACGTCCGCCTGCCCGGACAGGGGGGCGGTCGCGTACGCCTCGCCCGTGGCGGGGTTGACCACTTCCGTGGTCCGTCCGTCGGCGGCGTCCCGGAACTCACCGTCGATGTAATTGCGCAGACGACGCAGCTCGGTGCTCACTGCCGGCCCTCCAAGTTCGGGTGTCCAGTAACTGAGACACCCACCCTAGACGGAGTCCCGACGTTTTCAACACCCCCACCGCCCTCAGGGTTGCGATATCCGCAGATTGAAGCGAGTCAAACAACGAATTTCATCGATCCGGCCTTGCGAAACTGTCGATACGTCGTGCACAGTGAAGCCGTGGCCAGTCGAAGCGCAGACCAGAAGGACTCCCGCGAGTCCCGGAACGGCGGTCCCCAGTTGGACGCCGTCTCCCTCGCCATCATCGAGCAGCTCCAGGAGGACGGCCGCCGGCCGTACGCCGCCATCGGCAAGGCCGTGGGCCTGTCGGAGGCGGCCGTGCGCCAGCGCGTCCAGAAGCTGCTCGACCAGGGCGTGATGCAGATCGTCGCCGTCACGGACCCGCTCACGGTGGGCTTCCGGCGCCAGGCGATGGTCGGTGTCAACGTCGAGGGCGACGTGGAGTCGGTGGCCGAGGCGCTGTCGGCCATGTCCGAGTGCGAGTACGTGGTGATGACCGCCGGCTCGTTCGACCTGATGGTGGAGGTCGTCTGCGAGGACGACGACCACCTGCTGGAGGTCATCAACCGACGCATCCGGGCCGTGCCCGGCGTGCGCTCCACCGAGAGCTTCGTCTACCTCAAGCTCAAGAAGCAGACCTATATGTGGGGAACCCGATAATCGTGAGCACCGACAGCCCCAAGGACCTCAGCAAGACCGCGTACGACCACCTGTGGATGCACTTCACCCGCATGTCGTCGTACGAGAACGCCCCCGTCCCCACCATCGTCCGCGGTGAGGGCACCCACATCTACGACGACAAGGGCAAGCGCTACCTCGACGGTCTCGCCGGTCTGTTCGTGGTCCAGGCCGGACACGGCCGCACGGAGCTGGCCGAGGCCGCCGCCAAGCAGGCGCAGGAGCTGGCCTTCTTCCCGGTCTGGTCCTACGCCCACCCCAAGGCCGTCGAGCTGGCCGAGCGGCTGGCGAACGAGGCTCCCGGCGACCTCAACAAGGTCTTCTTCACCACCGGCGGCGGCGAGGCGGTGGAGACCGCCTGGAAGCTCGCCAAGCAGTACTTCAAGCTGACCGGCAAGCCCACCAAGTACAAGGTGATCTCCCGCGCGGTGGCCTACCACGGCACCCCCCAGGGCGCCCTGTCCATCACCGGCCTGCCCGCCCTGAAGGCCCCCTTCGAGCCGCTGGTCCCCGGCGCGCACAAGGTGCCCAACACCAACATCTACCGCGCCCCGATCCACGGCGACGACCCCGAGGCCTACGGCCGCTGGGCCGCCGACCAGATCGAGCAGCAGATCCTCTTCGAGGGCCCGGAGACGGTCGCAGCGGTCTTCCTGGAGCCGGTGCAGAACGCGGGCGGCTGCTTCCCGCCCCCGCCCGGGTACTTCCAGCGGGTGCGCGAGATCTGCGACCAGTACGACGTGCTGCTCGTCTCGGACGAGGTCATCTGCGCCTTCGGCCGCCTGGGCACCACCTTCGCCTGCGACAAGTTCGGCTACGTCCCGGACATGATCACCTGCGCCAAGGGCATGACCTCGGGCTACTCCCCGATCGGCGCCTGCGTCATCTCCGACCGCCTGGCCGAGCCCTTCTACAAGGGCGACAACACCTTCCTGCACGGCTACACCTTCGGCGGCCACCCGGTCTCCGCCGCGGTCGGCATCGCCAACCTCGACCTCTTCGAGCGCGAGGGCCTCAACCAGCACGTGCTGGACAACGAGGGCGCCTTCCGCGCCACCCTGGAGAAGCTGCACGACCTGCCGATCGTCGGCGACGTCCGCGGCAACGGCTTCTTCTACGGCATCGAGCTGGTCAAGGACAAGGCCACCAAGGAGTCCTTCAACGAGGAGGAGACCGAGCGCGTCCTGTACGGCTTCCTCTCCAAGAAGCTCTTCGAGAACGGCCTGTACTGCCGTGCCGACGACCGCGGCGACCCGGTCATCCAGCTCGCCCCGCCGCTGATCTCCAACCAGGAGACCTTCGACGAGATCGAGCAGATCCTGCGCGCCACGCTGACCGAGGCGTGGACGAAGCTCTGATCGTCCCGATGATCCGCTGAGGTGATCATCACCGGCCCCGGTGCGGTCCGTTCGAGTGAGAACGGCGCCCCGGGGCCGCGTGCTGTCCGGCTTCCTCCACGGCGACTCCTTACGGTGCCCAGTGACCGATCGGCCCCGTCTTCGTTCCCCCGGAAGGGGGACGACACGACCGGGGAAATACGGATCAGAACCGAGGTGTACGCCCATGGAGGCCCCGCCGGACAACGACGTGCTCTGGGCCCGCGCCCTGCACTTCCAGCACCACGACGGCTCCCCCGCGCTGCAGGGAGTGTCGCTCGGCGTGCGCGAGGGCGAGATCCTCGCCGTGAGCGGCCCGCGCGGCAGCGGCAAGACCACCCTGCTGCGGTGCCTGTCCGGACTGGTCAAACCGCAGGACGGCGAGGTGTGGTTCAACAGCGTGCCGGTGCACACCATGGGCCCGCTCGGCCGCGAACGGCTGCGCCGCGACCGCTTCGGCTGGATCGACCCCGCCCCGGCGCTCGTCCCGGAGCTGAACGCCTGGGAGAACGCCGCTCTCCCCCTCATGCTGCGCGGCACCGGCCGGCGCCGGGCCAAGACCGCCGCCCTGGAGTGGCTGGACCGCCTCGACGTCGGCGGCAAGGCGCGCAGGCGCCCGCACGAACTCCAGCAGGCCGAGCGGCAGCGCGTCTGCATCGCCCGCGCCCTCGCCGTCACCCCGGCGGTGCTCTTCGCCGACGAACCGACGGCCCCCCTGCACCGCGCCGACCGCGCCCACGTCCTGCGGACGCTCACCACGGCGGCCCGCTCGCACGGCATCACCGTCCTGCTCGCCACGCACGACGCGCAGACCGCCGCCCTGGCGGACCGCACGGTGGCGCTCCTGGACGGACGGCGGGTACGGACCGTGCACCTGCCGCCGCTCGCCGAGACCACGGTGGCCACGGGTGCCACCGGGACTCCCGGAACGGAAGGCCGGGCGGCGTGCTCGCTCTCCGCCTGACCCGCACCGCCCACCTCGCCGTCCACCTGCGCCGCCTGCTGGTCGCGCTGTCCTCGGCGGGCACGGGCTTCCTGCTGCTGTGCGCCCTCGGCCACGCGCTGAGCCACCCCGACGCGCCCGGCGCCTCCGCGCTCCGGCTGGCCTGGTGCGCGGCGCCGCTGGTCGCGGCGGTGTACCTCGCGGTCGCCGTGGCCCGCACCGATCCCGGCACCCGGCCCCGCTCGGGCCTGTCGGCGATCGGGCTGGGGCCGGGCCGGCTGATGGCCGTCTCGGCGACGACCACGGCCCTGTCCGCCGCGCTCGGTTCGGTGGCGGCCCTGCTCGCCTTCCTGTACCTGCGCGGCAGCCTGACCGGCCGCCCGCCCTCCGACCGCGTCGCGGCCGACGCCCTGGCCGTCGGCCAGTCCCTCCCCGCCCCCGCCGTCCTGACCCTGCTGGTCCTCGTACCGGCCCTCGCCTCGGCGGCCGTGGCGCACACGCTGCGGCCCCGCGACCCCCGGCCCGCCCGGGCCACCGCACCCCGCGGTTACGGCCGCTTCGGCGCGTACGGCTGGGGCAAGGCCCGCGAAACCTTCGGCGCCTACGGCCGCTTCGGCGCCCGCACGGCTGTAGCCGGTGCTGCGGGCAGTCGTGCCGCTGGGGCGGCACGGGTGGGCGCAGGCGGCGCCCTGCAAACGCAGGCGAGTGGTCCCCACCCCCAGGCCCCGACGGACGGCGCCACGCAGACGCTGGAATCCGCTCCCCCGGCGGACGCCACCCCGCAGACACCGGACACCACCCCCGACGCACACCCCGAGCCGACCCCCCGCCCCCAGACCACCACCGCCCTCCCCTGGGGCATCGCCGTACTCACCGCGGGCCTCACCGTCGAGACCTACACCGGCAACGCGGCCGGCGCCCCCGCCCCCGGCACCGCCCCCTCCGCCGGCGTCCTGATCGGCTGGGCGCTCACCGCCCTGGGCCTCGCCCTGGCCGGACCCGGCCTCACCCACCTGTGCGGCCGCCTGCTCCAGGCGGCCCGCCCCGGCGCCCTGCGCCTCCTGGCCGGCCGCGTCCTCATGGAGGAGTCGCAGCGTGTCGGCCGCCCCCTCGGCGTCGTGGCCGCCGTCGCCGCCGCGGCCTACGTGGCCACGACGGTGTACGACGGGGACGGACCGGCCTTCGGCCCGCTCAGTACCCTGGGCGCCCTCCTGGTGGCCGGTTGCACGGTGGCCACCCTGCTCACCGCGGCCGTCGAGGCCAGGGACGCCAGGGCCGACACCACGGACGCCCTGCTGCGACTCGGCGCGCCCCCGGCGACCCTGCGCGCCGCCGCCGCGGTACGCGCCGCCGCCCTGCTCGTCCTGTTCGGTCCGCTGGTCCTGATCGTCGCGGTGCTGGCGGCGCTGCCGCTGGGTCACTGACCGGCGGAAACTTTTTCGAGAAAGTCCGCGCGACGGCGATGAGTTCCGGAGCAGCCTCGCGTCTACCTCTTCGAACGGCACGGCATACGAACCCGGGAGAGGCCCCATGTACCAGCAGATGATCTTCGTGAACCTGGCCACCAACGACCTCGCCGCCGCGAAGAAGTTCTTCGCCGGACTGGGATGGGAGATGAACGCCCAGTTCAGCGACGACAGCACCGCCTCGTTCCCGGTGAGCGACACCATCATCGTGATGGTGCACACGCCCCAGAAGTACCGCGAGTTCACCAAGAAGGAGATCGCGGACTCGACGAAGACCAGCGAGGTGCTGATCGCGCTGAGCGCCGAGAGCCGCGAGAAGGTCGACGAGCTGGTCGAGAAGGCGGTCGCGGCCGGCGGCTCGGTCTCCGGCGAGACCCAGGACCACGGCTTCATGTACGGCCGGGCCTTCGACGACCTCGACGGCCACACCTTCGAGGTCGCGTGGATGGACCCGGCGGCGGTCCAGGGCTGATCCGGACGCGTGCCTAGCATGGGCGGGTGGATCAGACACCCGATCAGACACCCGCCCAGCGCAGGGCCCGATCACCGCACGGGTCGCCGTCCCTGTCCCGGTTCCAGTCCCACCACGCCTCCCACGACCGGGAGATCGAGAGCCTCGACGAGTTCGACCGGATCGTCTCGTCGCCGGGCTCCCTCGCCCATCACCGCGTCCAGGCCGTCGACCTGACGGGCCGTACGGACGCCCTGCTCGCGGCCGACCCCACCGGCGCCGTCTTCCTCGGCTGCCCGATGGAGCCCGGCGCCGCCGCCAAGGTGCGCGCCGCCGGCGCCCTGGTCTTCCCACCGATACCGGGTCTCCCCTTCGACCCCTACCGGGGGCGGGTCTACTCCCCCGACGAGTTGTACGCCGGCCTCGGCGAGGGCTACGAGGCGACACCGGACGCCCTGGCCTACGACTGGTTCCAGCAGACCAGGTCCGACGGCGACGTCTTCGCCTCCATGCTGCGCGCCATCCACGACGACGCCCTGTCGGACGCGCTGGACGAACTCGTCGTCGGCAGCCGGGTGGTGGGCGTCATGGGCGGTCACGCCATGGCCCGCGGCACCGCGGAGTACGCGGGCGCCGCCCGGCTGGGCCGTGAGCTGGCCCGCGCCGGGCTCACGGTGGCCACGGGCGGCGGTCCGGGCGCGATGGAGGCGGCGAACCTCGGCGCGTACGCCGCCCCGTTCGACGACGGGATGCTGGACGAGGCCCTGATGCTGCTCGCCAAGGTGCCGTCGTTCGCGCCGTCGATCGCCGACTGGGCCCGGTCCGCGTTCGAGGTGCGCGAGCGCTGGCCCGGCGGCGGCGCCTCGATCGGCATCCCGACCTGGTTCTACGGCCACGAGCCGCCCAACGCCTTCGCCGCGCACATCGCGAAGTACTTCGCCAACGCCACCCGCGAGGACGGTCTGCTGGCCCGCTCCACGGCGGGCGTGGTGTTCCTGCCGGGTGCGGCCGGCACCTTGCAGGAGATCTTCGACAACGCGACGCCGAACTACTACGAGTCGCGCGGCGAGCCCACGCCGATGGTGCTCGTGGACCGGGAGCACTGGACCGAGACCCTGCCGGCCTGGCCGCTGCTGCGGTCACTCGCGAAGGGGCGGACGATGGAGTCCCGAATCGCCCTTGTTGGCCGGATCGATGAGGCTCCCGAGGCACTGAAACGTGTCGGCGGTTAATAAGACGGCAAAGTCAACGTCCCCGACAGGCATATGCGTTGACACTTCTTACGCCCCGCTTATAGACCAGTGAGGCTCATGGGTGTGCTGATGCCGCGTCATCGAGCGTCGGCACCCTCTTCACCCCCCGCATCCGCGCTCCCGTAAAGGACAAACGTGGCAGTCCTGTCCATAATCAGCCGCACGGCATCGCGCCGCGGCGTCCGCGCCCTCGGCGTCGTCGCCGCCTCCGCGGCCCTGGCGCTCAGCGCCTCAGGCAACGCCCTCGCGTGCAACATCAGCGAGTTCTCCGCCGAAGCCAAGTGCGACGGCGACAACGGTGTCATCACCGTCACCGACGTGGACCCGGCCGGCATCCCGGCCACCGTCACCGTCTCCCTGAAGAGCACCGGCGAGCAGGTCGGTCAGGAGACGGTCAAGGGCTCCAAGGAGGGCACCACCGTCTCCTTCGCCGTGGACTGGAAGCCGAACACGGAGTACCGCGTCCACGTCAAGGCCGACCGGTACGTCGACGAGTTCATCAAGCCGGACGTGACGACTCCGTCGACCCCCTGCAAGACCGAGGACACCCCGACCCCGACCCCGTCGGAGAGCTCCTCGACCCCGTCCGACGAGACGGAGTCCCCGGCTCCCGAGCCGTCCACGTCGGCCCCCGCGCCGTCGCAGTCGGAGAGCACCGCCCCGGCGGCCGTGCCGAACGACAACGCCCCGTCCCCGGCGGCCGGTGACTCCAACCTCGCCGAGACCGGTGCCAACTCCAACACCGGCATGATCGCCGGTATCGCGGCGGCACTGGTCGTCGTCGGTGGTGGCGCCGTCTTCTTCGGCCTGCGCCGTCGCGGAGCGAACAGCAACAGCTGACGCCCGCGCCGACCCGTTCACGGCGGTGGCCCGTCCCGTTCCGGGGCGGGCCACCGTCGTGTCAGCCGAACGTCGCCTTCTCCAGCCAGAGTTCGAGCAGCTTGCGGTCGCCGAGCACCTCGAGCCCCGGAGCGTCCAGCGGCAGCCGGCCGTAGAAGGCCAGCAGCACGTCCGTGAGCGGGCCGCGCAGCGCCACCGTCGCCTTCTCGTGCCCGCGGCGCCAGGCGATGCCGTCCTCGGGCAGCTCGACGAGCCACTCGGCGTTCAGCTCGGCCGGGGCGTCGGTCGCGTGCAGGTGGATGCTGCTGCCGGGGGCCCGCAGCTCGTTCGCCGCGGCGCCGGGCAGGGCCCGCTGCACGAACCGCACGATGTCCAGCCACTCGTCGATCGCGTCGGCCGCCACCTCGGGCGCGACCGCCCGGTGGGGCAGGCCCGCCGCGAGTGCCGCGTCGGCGCCGTGGACGACGAGTTCGTGGGTCATCCGCCGCGCCCAGAACCCCGTCGTGTCGACACCGGCCCACGACCACGCGCGCGCGTCCGGACCGGCCTCCCGCAGCGCGCCGACGACGACCTCGCCGGACTCCGCCAGCCACGCGTCCAGCGCCGCCGCGTCCCCGCTCGCCGCCGGCCCCTCGGCCCCGGGCGCCCGGTCCACCGGCACGTCCTGCTCGGCGCGGGTACCGACGATCAGCCCCGTCCAGCGCAGGGCCCGGCCCACGTGCCGCACCAGATCCTCCAGGGTCCAGTCCGGACAGGTCGGCACGGTGGCGGTCAGCTCCGCACCGGAGGTGACCACGGCCCGGAGCCTGCCCACCTGGTGAACGATTTCGTCGCAGTACCGGTCGTGTGCGAGGAGTGTCATGCCGTCACCCTACGAGCGCGGTGATCATCCGGGAACGCCCGATCGGCCGAGCACGACGACTTCCGCCACGTCGAAATCGACCCCCACCACGGCCCCGACCTCCGGCGCCGCCCGCAGCGCGCAGGCCGCCTCCAGACGGGGCGCGTCCTCGGGCTGGAGGTGCACGGCGACGTGCGTGCCGCGGAAGGTGCGGGCCGTGACCGTGCAGCGCAGGCCCTCGTCGGCGGGGACGACGCGGACGCCGGCCGGCCGCACGAGCACCGTACGGGTGCCCTGCGGGGCCTCCTCGGGGACCGGCACCTTGCCCCACGGGGTGTCCGCGGCCTGTCCGGCGACGGACGCCTCGGCCACGTTCTCGAAGCCGAGGAAGCGGGCCACGAACGCGTCCGCCGGCCGCTGCCACACCTCCAGGGGCGTTCCCGACTGGGCGATCCGCCCGTCCCGCATCACCACGACCCGGTCGGCGAGCGCGAACGCCTCGCCCTGGTCGTGCGTCACCGCGAGCACCGTGGTGCCCAGCCGCCCGAACAGCTCCCGCAGTTCGACCACGAGGCGCTCCCGCAGCGAACGGTCCAGCTGGCCGAGCGGCTCGTCCAGCATCAGCAGCCGCGGCCGGGGCGCGAGCGCGCGGGCCAGCGCCACCCGCTGCTGCTCCCCGCCGGAGAGCGCGGCGACGGACCGGCGGGCGGCGCCCGGCAGCCCGACCAGCTCCAGCAACTCCGCCACCCGGGCCTGCTGCTCGGCCCGGGACGCGCCGCGCATCCGCGGCCCGAAGGCGATGTTCCCGGCCACGTCCCGCTGCGGGAACAGCTGGTGGTCCTGGAACATCAGCCCGACCTCGCGCTTGTGCGCGGGCACCCCGGACTGGTCCCGGCCGTCCAGCGTCACCCGCCCGGCGTCCAGCGGCTGGAGCCCGGCGACCGCCCGCAGCAGCGTCGACTTGCCGCTGCCGCTGGGCCCGAGCACGCACACCACCTCGTGCTCGGCGACCCGCAGGCCGACGTCGTCGAGTACGGCCCGCCCGCCGAAGCGGACGGTCGCGCCTTCCAGGCTCAACAGGCTGGGCGGCATGTCTAGAACTCCCCGCTCCGGTCGGTCCGCAGCCGCTCCAGCACCACCAGGGCCACGGCGCACACCAGCATCAGAATCGTCGAAAGGGCCATCGCCTGGCCGTAGTTCATGTCCCCGGGCCGGCCCAGCAGGCGCGCCACGGCGACCGGCAGCGTCGGGTTGTCGGGCCGTGCGATGAAGACGGTCGCGCCGAACTCACCCAGCGACACCGCGAAGGCGAACCCGGCCGCCACCAGCAGCGCCCGCCGCACCATCGGCAGGTCCACCTCGCGCCAGACCCGCCACGGCGAGGCGCCCAGCACCGCGGCCGCCTCCCGCAGCCGTCCGTCCACCGCCCGCAGCACCGGCAGCATGGTCCGTACGACGAACGGGACGCCCACCAGCGCCTGGGCGAGCGGCACCAGGATCCAGGAGGACCTGAGGTCCAGCGGCGGTTCGTCCAGCGCGATCAGGAACCCGAACCCGACCGTCACGGCCGACACCCCGAGCGGCAGCATCAGC encodes the following:
- a CDS encoding Lrp/AsnC family transcriptional regulator, which encodes MHSEAVASRSADQKDSRESRNGGPQLDAVSLAIIEQLQEDGRRPYAAIGKAVGLSEAAVRQRVQKLLDQGVMQIVAVTDPLTVGFRRQAMVGVNVEGDVESVAEALSAMSECEYVVMTAGSFDLMVEVVCEDDDHLLEVINRRIRAVPGVRSTESFVYLKLKKQTYMWGTR
- a CDS encoding aspartate aminotransferase family protein, with translation MSTDSPKDLSKTAYDHLWMHFTRMSSYENAPVPTIVRGEGTHIYDDKGKRYLDGLAGLFVVQAGHGRTELAEAAAKQAQELAFFPVWSYAHPKAVELAERLANEAPGDLNKVFFTTGGGEAVETAWKLAKQYFKLTGKPTKYKVISRAVAYHGTPQGALSITGLPALKAPFEPLVPGAHKVPNTNIYRAPIHGDDPEAYGRWAADQIEQQILFEGPETVAAVFLEPVQNAGGCFPPPPGYFQRVREICDQYDVLLVSDEVICAFGRLGTTFACDKFGYVPDMITCAKGMTSGYSPIGACVISDRLAEPFYKGDNTFLHGYTFGGHPVSAAVGIANLDLFEREGLNQHVLDNEGAFRATLEKLHDLPIVGDVRGNGFFYGIELVKDKATKESFNEEETERVLYGFLSKKLFENGLYCRADDRGDPVIQLAPPLISNQETFDEIEQILRATLTEAWTKL
- a CDS encoding gamma-aminobutyraldehyde dehydrogenase, which codes for MSTELRRLRNYIDGEFRDAADGRTTEVVNPATGEAYATAPLSGQADVDAAMAAAAAAFPAWRDLVPAERQKALLKIADAFEERAEELIAAEVENTGKPIGLTRSEEIPPMVDQIRFFAGAARMLEGRGAGEYMEGLTSFVRREPIGVCAQVAPWNYPMMMAVWKFAPALAAGNTVVLKPSDTTPASTALMADIIGSIVPKGVFNVVCGDRDTGRLMVEHETPAMASITGSVRAGMSVAESASKDLKRVHLELGGKAPVVVFEDTDIPKAVEGISEAGYFNAGQDCTAATRVLVHESVHDEFVSALAKAASEIKTGQPDDEDVLYGPLNNPNQLKQVSGFIERLPAHAKVEAGGHRVGDKGYFYAPTVVSGLKQDDEIIQQEVFGPVITVQSFRDEDQAVEWANGVEYALASSVWTKDHGRAMRMSKRLDFGCVWINTHIPLVAEMPHGGFKKSGYGKDLSGYGFEDYTRIKHVMTSLDM
- a CDS encoding ABC transporter ATP-binding protein, whose amino-acid sequence is MEAPPDNDVLWARALHFQHHDGSPALQGVSLGVREGEILAVSGPRGSGKTTLLRCLSGLVKPQDGEVWFNSVPVHTMGPLGRERLRRDRFGWIDPAPALVPELNAWENAALPLMLRGTGRRRAKTAALEWLDRLDVGGKARRRPHELQQAERQRVCIARALAVTPAVLFADEPTAPLHRADRAHVLRTLTTAARSHGITVLLATHDAQTAALADRTVALLDGRRVRTVHLPPLAETTVATGATGTPGTEGRAACSLSA
- a CDS encoding maleylpyruvate isomerase N-terminal domain-containing protein is translated as MTLLAHDRYCDEIVHQVGRLRAVVTSGAELTATVPTCPDWTLEDLVRHVGRALRWTGLIVGTRAEQDVPVDRAPGAEGPAASGDAAALDAWLAESGEVVVGALREAGPDARAWSWAGVDTTGFWARRMTHELVVHGADAALAAGLPHRAVAPEVAADAIDEWLDIVRFVQRALPGAAANELRAPGSSIHLHATDAPAELNAEWLVELPEDGIAWRRGHEKATVALRGPLTDVLLAFYGRLPLDAPGLEVLGDRKLLELWLEKATFG
- a CDS encoding ABC transporter ATP-binding protein, whose translation is MPPSLLSLEGATVRFGGRAVLDDVGLRVAEHEVVCVLGPSGSGKSTLLRAVAGLQPLDAGRVTLDGRDQSGVPAHKREVGLMFQDHQLFPQRDVAGNIAFGPRMRGASRAEQQARVAELLELVGLPGAARRSVAALSGGEQQRVALARALAPRPRLLMLDEPLGQLDRSLRERLVVELRELFGRLGTTVLAVTHDQGEAFALADRVVVMRDGRIAQSGTPLEVWQRPADAFVARFLGFENVAEASVAGQAADTPWGKVPVPEEAPQGTRTVLVRPAGVRVVPADEGLRCTVTARTFRGTHVAVHLQPEDAPRLEAACALRAAPEVGAVVGVDFDVAEVVVLGRSGVPG
- a CDS encoding LOG family protein, producing MDQTPDQTPAQRRARSPHGSPSLSRFQSHHASHDREIESLDEFDRIVSSPGSLAHHRVQAVDLTGRTDALLAADPTGAVFLGCPMEPGAAAKVRAAGALVFPPIPGLPFDPYRGRVYSPDELYAGLGEGYEATPDALAYDWFQQTRSDGDVFASMLRAIHDDALSDALDELVVGSRVVGVMGGHAMARGTAEYAGAARLGRELARAGLTVATGGGPGAMEAANLGAYAAPFDDGMLDEALMLLAKVPSFAPSIADWARSAFEVRERWPGGGASIGIPTWFYGHEPPNAFAAHIAKYFANATREDGLLARSTAGVVFLPGAAGTLQEIFDNATPNYYESRGEPTPMVLVDREHWTETLPAWPLLRSLAKGRTMESRIALVGRIDEAPEALKRVGG
- a CDS encoding VOC family protein, which translates into the protein MYQQMIFVNLATNDLAAAKKFFAGLGWEMNAQFSDDSTASFPVSDTIIVMVHTPQKYREFTKKEIADSTKTSEVLIALSAESREKVDELVEKAVAAGGSVSGETQDHGFMYGRAFDDLDGHTFEVAWMDPAAVQG
- a CDS encoding LAETG motif-containing sortase-dependent surface protein, with translation MAVLSIISRTASRRGVRALGVVAASAALALSASGNALACNISEFSAEAKCDGDNGVITVTDVDPAGIPATVTVSLKSTGEQVGQETVKGSKEGTTVSFAVDWKPNTEYRVHVKADRYVDEFIKPDVTTPSTPCKTEDTPTPTPSESSSTPSDETESPAPEPSTSAPAPSQSESTAPAAVPNDNAPSPAAGDSNLAETGANSNTGMIAGIAAALVVVGGGAVFFGLRRRGANSNS